One stretch of Halalkalicoccus subterraneus DNA includes these proteins:
- a CDS encoding PIN domain-containing protein, translated as MLLDSTFLIDLLDCLDAAENKLDELIETDTRVSVSALSVYEAGLGLQENEREKFEEILASVAILPLGLPESRRALSIQRTLYGRGEPIGDVDSLIAATAVESPDSRVLTRNVDEFSRIDDLDVATY; from the coding sequence ATGTTACTCGACTCAACGTTTTTAATCGACCTGCTCGATTGCCTCGACGCGGCAGAAAACAAGCTCGACGAGCTTATTGAGACGGATACGCGTGTCTCGGTATCGGCACTATCTGTATACGAAGCTGGCCTTGGCCTACAAGAGAACGAACGCGAGAAATTTGAGGAAATCCTTGCATCAGTCGCTATACTCCCCCTTGGCCTCCCAGAGTCCCGTCGGGCACTCTCTATACAACGAACACTCTACGGACGAGGTGAGCCGATCGGGGATGTTGATTCGCTGATAGCAGCGACCGCGGTCGAGAGTCCGGACTCGAGAGTTCTCACCCGAAATGTCGACGAGTTCTCGCGTATCGATGATCTCGACGTCGCGACGTACTGA